A genomic window from Micromonospora sp. WMMA1947 includes:
- a CDS encoding TIGR02679 domain-containing protein: MTAAMDRWAAQAGPQKVLEAVRKLLEEQRTGAGVTVRVNLSQPERAQVGRILGLDWETSSRPITLGKLRVALTRAGDDLLDLLTRTGGPVVDVRGRREHAAAQAAATVESAYTTLANAGLPTHAVDLARTRRWLERPNPDLATSRAADVARLWQTLPGAGRPLAEVANSLFADPHRLDRDTDLGRIAARLLAAATAQPADAAAAADTALGAARWRQVWAGHGISCDVVSATVLVLNLPLTGSAPAATIAVAAAGCGEPVWLTSRSLRGDWTPCPDVDVVRVCENPAIVEAAAEQLGRSCLPLVCIYGRPSSAAWTLLRGLAGAGVRLLVTADRDDAGRRFLTEMLSLPGAIEWLTDADGVYEEARLDALIADLTPAPSAAMRSSG, translated from the coding sequence GTGACCGCAGCAATGGATCGATGGGCGGCCCAGGCCGGCCCACAGAAGGTTCTAGAGGCGGTCCGGAAGCTGCTGGAGGAACAGCGCACCGGCGCCGGGGTAACCGTCCGCGTGAACCTGAGCCAGCCCGAACGGGCGCAAGTCGGTCGAATCCTCGGCCTCGACTGGGAAACGTCCAGCCGTCCGATCACCCTCGGCAAGCTGCGGGTCGCCCTGACTCGCGCCGGTGACGACCTGCTGGACCTGCTGACCCGCACCGGTGGCCCGGTCGTCGACGTCCGCGGCCGCCGGGAGCACGCCGCCGCGCAGGCAGCCGCCACCGTCGAATCCGCATACACGACCCTGGCCAACGCCGGGCTGCCCACGCACGCCGTGGACCTGGCCCGGACCCGCCGGTGGCTCGAACGCCCCAACCCGGATTTGGCCACCAGCCGGGCTGCTGACGTGGCACGGCTGTGGCAGACCCTGCCCGGCGCAGGCCGGCCCCTGGCAGAAGTAGCGAACAGCCTGTTCGCCGACCCGCACCGTTTGGACCGCGACACCGATCTCGGCCGGATCGCCGCCCGCTTGCTCGCCGCCGCGACCGCCCAACCCGCCGACGCCGCTGCTGCCGCCGACACGGCGCTCGGCGCAGCCCGGTGGCGGCAAGTGTGGGCCGGGCACGGGATTAGCTGCGACGTAGTGTCCGCCACCGTCCTCGTCCTCAACCTTCCGCTCACCGGATCGGCACCGGCGGCGACGATTGCGGTCGCGGCCGCAGGGTGCGGCGAGCCGGTGTGGTTGACCAGCCGATCTTTGCGCGGCGACTGGACGCCCTGCCCGGACGTGGACGTGGTCCGGGTCTGCGAGAACCCTGCGATAGTGGAAGCCGCTGCCGAGCAGCTCGGCCGATCCTGCCTGCCCCTGGTGTGTATCTACGGTCGGCCATCGTCGGCGGCGTGGACCCTGCTGCGCGGCCTGGCTGGCGCCGGCGTGCGGCTGCTGGTAACTGCAGACAGGGACGACGCCGGCCGTCGGTTCCTCACCGAAATGCTCTCCCTCCCCGGTGCCATCGAATGGCTCACGGACGCTGACGGTGTATACGAGGAGGCCCGCCTGGATGCGCTGATCGCCGACCTGACCCCGGCACCGAGCGCCGCCATGCGTTCGAGCGGGTGA
- a CDS encoding SbcC/MukB-like Walker B domain-containing protein, protein MTTIDLPVPGPAATDEQLAAWRDAVTTAGLPGPARTRWQALRAGVLGLWEFDVAEYWFADGRAQFVGQNQSGKSTLMALTTLLMLAGSLDRRYVDTFGQSDKEYRYYVEPVADDRDRRDASASTNRGWAWVEYGRIGPLGTPEFFTTMLYTQTKRGVAQMTRAWVVCHGTARVRAGLELAVGQAVTEPKALEAVDGVTVYMKGQSYAERLATDLFGFDDTDRYATVIEMLKVLRTPHLGQKLDPDWFTSQIRSALPPVAKSEVSELADGWQELEQLARDRDSAEEARKAITVYLARAWRPWADAVLRLHADTLIAADTGVTKARAEVGVAKANLDEARKRLDEEARNTRDLEEALDRTRKELMQLLRSSVYTSAVERANDAQRLRAEANAAKRRAEKAAVHLARTRAELETARSERERAEGELGKAEQEVSAAAGRAVETAAVAGLGDQVPVWAASGDVDRFDAAITARRAQVGTLRKLIRAASKAAAVWQALDDSAQKAKEQLDERTEAAKATEHALAHALQVLSDDLERWATALGGMCPPVEARDTWITAVTAQSATPRPREVLTGLLTREWLDPVIGPLTTRAAELRAAARTAAAHAADADRDADALENAGEPIPDAPVRWIRRDRPSFPSGAGAPLWRLVDPVDGLDPVVLDHVEASLAAAGLLDSWVTPDGVWASDRDGDDLIIVHGTVPAGTGTLAQVLQPAEDAGNLSAAVVRILTGIGYTTDGPLTAPTCLAADGRWQTPAAVGRAGAAAHGAELIGTAARAAANRRKITELRAQAAAFRTESAQLTGEADQVTGEIRGLRAAADQAPTDADVVAAAAAHTAAAGEADRAARTYRDARGREQEARRMSDAATGDVTRYAAENLLAIGEEQLDTLTGALDVAAAASGGLRLALSARKVATSAVTAAAGRVAIEDGRVLDAASTDEDEAQVARTADVNATLAEESVDADTQQLFAKAERLERQVEEYGPSISASKREGLARSEAAGKANTIWQQRCDDLTAILERRDNAVTEWWVPVDAGLAEARNLVTPDSRDLDAALTHARAAADQLRPQVWPERLDEKARRAEAALSRMLGSSLVDLRSVLETSGGRSVITTEADEQHPLPSVTLIVDASGTQHDPAGAIRHLQTLVEELSRTHDEKLHQMYTELLSSTFIDHLADRMKKVIKLLDVVNDVLRKHPTGANKTTLRLRRVPAEGQGPGFKILKALQEGSIESESAQQQIQLFLGARMREAQDAGLVGTEDWTDRLAELLDYRAWFAVVAQYKVGDGDDETRWRDLTRKAHGVDSGGGKVVTLLQPLLATLVALYSESQDAPRPLWLDEAFEGVDPGNRATMMRMLTDFDLDFLLAGPAPLVAIAQVPAAAVWVITRAPAPVAGVDLSLMLWAGKTLEQVSVGDYATRILTPRRPTDDSNPDLFTTISDMGGPADPDATGDDADIPAGIIAMDMGGPA, encoded by the coding sequence ATGACCACGATCGACCTGCCGGTCCCGGGCCCGGCCGCCACCGACGAGCAGCTGGCCGCATGGCGGGACGCGGTTACCACGGCCGGCCTGCCCGGCCCAGCCCGCACTCGCTGGCAGGCGCTGCGCGCCGGAGTTCTCGGCCTGTGGGAGTTCGACGTAGCTGAGTACTGGTTCGCCGACGGCCGCGCCCAGTTCGTCGGGCAGAACCAATCCGGCAAGTCGACGCTGATGGCGTTGACGACGCTGCTCATGCTCGCTGGCAGCCTCGACCGCAGGTACGTCGACACGTTCGGCCAGTCGGACAAGGAGTACCGGTACTACGTCGAACCGGTCGCCGACGACCGGGACAGGCGCGATGCCTCTGCGTCGACGAACCGCGGCTGGGCGTGGGTTGAGTACGGCCGGATCGGCCCGCTCGGTACGCCGGAGTTCTTCACCACCATGCTGTACACCCAGACTAAACGCGGCGTAGCGCAGATGACCCGCGCGTGGGTCGTCTGCCACGGCACCGCCCGGGTTCGCGCCGGTCTGGAACTAGCCGTGGGCCAGGCGGTCACCGAACCGAAAGCACTCGAAGCCGTCGACGGTGTGACCGTGTATATGAAGGGTCAGTCCTACGCCGAGCGGCTGGCCACAGACTTGTTCGGGTTCGACGACACCGACCGGTACGCGACCGTGATCGAGATGCTGAAGGTGCTGCGGACCCCGCACCTGGGGCAGAAACTCGACCCTGACTGGTTCACCTCGCAGATCCGCTCGGCGTTGCCCCCGGTTGCGAAGAGTGAGGTGTCCGAACTCGCCGACGGCTGGCAGGAGCTTGAGCAGCTGGCCCGCGACCGGGACTCGGCTGAGGAGGCGCGCAAAGCGATCACCGTCTACCTGGCCCGGGCGTGGCGCCCGTGGGCGGACGCGGTTCTTCGTCTGCACGCCGACACCCTGATCGCCGCCGACACCGGCGTCACCAAGGCACGTGCCGAAGTCGGCGTCGCAAAGGCAAATCTGGATGAAGCCCGTAAGCGCCTCGACGAGGAGGCCAGGAACACCCGCGACCTCGAAGAGGCTCTCGACCGGACACGCAAGGAACTGATGCAGCTGCTGCGCTCGTCGGTATACACGAGCGCGGTCGAACGGGCCAACGACGCCCAGCGGCTGCGCGCCGAAGCGAACGCGGCGAAACGCCGTGCGGAGAAAGCCGCCGTACACCTGGCCCGGACCCGCGCCGAACTCGAAACGGCCAGATCCGAGCGGGAAAGAGCGGAAGGAGAACTCGGCAAGGCCGAGCAGGAAGTAAGCGCCGCCGCCGGTCGGGCGGTCGAGACGGCGGCGGTTGCTGGGCTCGGCGATCAGGTGCCGGTGTGGGCAGCGTCCGGGGACGTTGACCGGTTCGACGCGGCGATCACCGCCCGCCGCGCTCAGGTCGGCACGCTCCGAAAATTGATCCGTGCCGCCAGTAAGGCGGCTGCGGTGTGGCAGGCCCTCGACGACTCGGCGCAGAAGGCGAAGGAGCAGCTCGACGAACGGACCGAGGCGGCGAAGGCCACCGAGCACGCCCTGGCGCATGCGCTGCAGGTCCTGTCCGACGATCTGGAGCGGTGGGCGACAGCGCTCGGCGGCATGTGCCCACCGGTCGAGGCCCGCGACACGTGGATCACCGCCGTCACCGCCCAATCGGCAACGCCCCGGCCGCGGGAGGTCCTAACTGGCCTGCTGACCCGGGAGTGGCTAGACCCGGTGATCGGGCCACTCACCACCCGCGCCGCCGAACTGCGCGCTGCCGCGAGAACCGCAGCCGCCCACGCCGCCGACGCCGACCGGGACGCTGACGCACTCGAGAACGCTGGTGAGCCGATCCCCGACGCGCCCGTGCGGTGGATCCGCCGGGACCGGCCGTCTTTCCCGTCCGGTGCCGGCGCCCCGCTGTGGCGGCTGGTCGACCCGGTCGACGGTCTCGATCCGGTGGTCCTCGACCATGTGGAGGCCAGCTTGGCAGCCGCCGGCCTGCTGGACTCGTGGGTGACCCCCGACGGTGTCTGGGCATCGGACCGCGACGGCGATGACCTCATCATCGTCCACGGCACCGTCCCAGCCGGCACCGGAACACTCGCGCAAGTGCTGCAACCGGCCGAGGACGCCGGCAACCTGTCCGCTGCGGTAGTCCGGATCCTCACCGGCATCGGCTACACCACCGACGGGCCGTTGACTGCGCCAACCTGCCTGGCCGCCGACGGACGCTGGCAAACCCCGGCCGCGGTCGGGCGGGCTGGAGCCGCAGCACACGGTGCGGAGCTAATCGGCACCGCCGCCCGAGCTGCCGCCAACCGCCGCAAGATCACCGAGCTGCGCGCACAGGCAGCGGCGTTCCGAACCGAATCTGCACAGCTCACCGGTGAAGCGGATCAGGTCACCGGTGAGATCAGAGGCTTGCGTGCCGCAGCCGATCAGGCACCCACCGACGCGGATGTGGTCGCGGCCGCGGCCGCACACACTGCTGCGGCCGGCGAAGCGGACAGGGCTGCTCGCACCTACCGTGATGCTCGCGGCCGTGAGCAGGAAGCGCGGCGCATGTCAGACGCGGCGACGGGGGACGTGACCAGGTACGCCGCCGAAAACCTTCTGGCGATCGGCGAGGAGCAGCTCGACACCCTCACGGGTGCTCTTGACGTGGCTGCGGCCGCATCCGGAGGTCTCCGTCTCGCCCTAAGTGCGCGGAAGGTGGCCACGTCGGCGGTCACGGCCGCAGCCGGACGGGTCGCGATCGAGGACGGCCGGGTCCTTGACGCCGCCAGCACTGACGAGGACGAGGCGCAGGTGGCGCGAACCGCGGACGTGAACGCGACGCTGGCCGAGGAGTCGGTGGACGCTGACACTCAGCAGCTGTTCGCCAAGGCTGAACGTTTGGAACGCCAGGTTGAGGAGTATGGGCCGTCGATCTCGGCGAGCAAGCGTGAAGGCCTCGCCCGCTCCGAGGCGGCCGGGAAGGCGAACACCATCTGGCAGCAGCGCTGCGACGACCTGACCGCCATCCTCGAACGCAGGGACAACGCAGTCACGGAATGGTGGGTGCCGGTGGACGCCGGCCTGGCCGAAGCCCGCAATCTGGTTACCCCGGATAGCCGAGATTTGGATGCTGCGCTCACGCATGCTCGCGCGGCCGCTGACCAGCTGCGACCTCAAGTGTGGCCGGAACGGCTTGACGAGAAGGCTAGACGGGCAGAGGCGGCGTTGTCGCGGATGCTCGGCAGCTCGCTGGTCGACCTGCGCAGTGTCCTGGAGACCTCCGGCGGGCGGTCGGTGATCACGACCGAGGCCGACGAGCAGCATCCGCTACCGTCGGTCACCCTGATCGTGGACGCGTCCGGCACTCAGCACGATCCAGCTGGTGCGATCCGGCATCTGCAGACTCTGGTCGAGGAGCTGTCGCGCACCCACGACGAGAAGCTGCACCAGATGTACACGGAACTGCTGTCATCAACGTTCATCGACCATCTTGCCGACCGGATGAAGAAGGTCATCAAACTCCTCGACGTCGTCAACGACGTACTGAGGAAACATCCGACCGGAGCGAACAAGACCACGCTGCGGCTACGCCGTGTCCCGGCCGAAGGGCAGGGGCCTGGGTTCAAAATCTTGAAGGCGTTGCAGGAAGGGTCGATCGAGTCCGAGAGCGCTCAACAGCAAATCCAGCTGTTCCTCGGCGCCCGAATGCGTGAAGCGCAGGACGCAGGCCTGGTCGGCACCGAGGATTGGACCGACCGTCTAGCGGAGCTACTCGACTACCGCGCATGGTTCGCTGTCGTCGCCCAGTACAAGGTCGGTGACGGCGACGACGAGACCCGCTGGCGGGACCTGACCAGGAAGGCTCACGGCGTCGATTCCGGCGGCGGGAAGGTGGTCACCCTCCTGCAGCCGCTGCTGGCGACGCTGGTCGCCTTGTACTCCGAGTCGCAGGACGCGCCGCGGCCGTTGTGGCTCGACGAGGCGTTCGAAGGCGTCGACCCGGGCAACCGAGCCACGATGATGCGGATGCTCACCGACTTCGACTTGGACTTCCTGCTCGCCGGACCGGCGCCGCTGGTCGCGATCGCACAGGTCCCAGCAGCCGCAGTGTGGGTCATCACCCGAGCCCCGGCTCCGGTCGCCGGCGTTGACCTGTCCCTGATGCTCTGGGCCGGGAAAACCCTGGAACAGGTTTCGGTCGGCGACTACGCGACCCGAATCCTCACGCCGCGCCGCCCCACCGACGACTCCAATCCGGACCTGTTTACCACCATCTCCGATATGGGCGGCCCGGCCGATCCAGACGCCACCGGCGACGATGCGGATATCCCGGCGGGCATCATCGCCATGGACATGGGCGGGCCGGCGTGA
- a CDS encoding IS5 family transposase (programmed frameshift) encodes MGRRYELSDVEWEALSRYLPSAVTGGRPRVDDRRVLNGIVWKIRAGAAWRDVPARYGSWQSIYTRFRRWALDGTFERMLAGIQADADAAGDIDWLVSVDSTIVRAHQHAAGARGRGESDEPQDHALGRSRGGLTTKIHLACDGLGRTLAFVLSGGNVNDCTRFIHVMAAIRVERPGPGRPRVRPDHVIADKGYSSKAIRAALRRRGIGHTIPERADQQANRRRRGNRGGRPPAFDKQLYKRRNVVERCFNRLKQCRSVATRYDKTATSYQATVTIAALLQWL; translated from the exons GTGGGTCGTCGCTACGAGTTGTCTGACGTCGAGTGGGAAGCCCTGTCGAGGTATCTGCCGTCGGCGGTGACGGGTGGTCGGCCGCGGGTCGATGACCGGCGGGTGCTCAACGGGATCGTGTGGAAGATCCGGGCCGGGGCGGCGTGGCGTGATGTGCCGGCCCGGTACGGGTCGTGGCAGTCGATCTATACGCGTTTCCGCAGGTGGGCGCTCGATGGCACGTTCGAGCGGATGCTCGCCGGGATCCAGGCCGACGCGGACGCCGCCGGGGACATCGACTGGCTGGTGTCGGTCGACTCGACCATCGTGCGAGCCCACCAGCATGCCGCCGGCGCT AGGGGGCGCGGAGAATCGGACGAACCACAAGATCACGCCCTCGGTCGAAGTCGAGGTGGACTGACCACCAAGATTCACCTCGCCTGCGACGGCCTCGGGCGGACCCTGGCCTTCGTGCTCTCCGGCGGCAACGTCAACGACTGCACCCGCTTCATCCACGTCATGGCCGCCATCCGTGTCGAGCGACCAGGTCCCGGCCGGCCCCGGGTCCGCCCGGACCACGTCATTGCCGACAAGGGCTACAGCTCCAAGGCCATCCGGGCGGCCCTGCGCCGGCGCGGCATCGGGCACACCATCCCTGAGCGCGCCGACCAGCAGGCCAACCGCCGCCGACGAGGCAACCGCGGCGGCCGGCCACCGGCCTTCGACAAGCAGCTCTACAAGCGGCGCAACGTCGTCGAACGCTGCTTCAACCGGCTCAAGCAGTGCCGCAGCGTCGCCACCCGATACGACAAGACCGCGACCTCGTACCAGGCCACCGTCACCATCGCCGCCCTACTCCAATGGTTGTGA
- a CDS encoding TIGR02678 family protein: MNTSTSASAREAQQAFLGLLAQPLITPATNRVLHRHVLRHQRQITDHARRAGYRIQRVGRAVRLIRVPIAGTVTAPPRPADAPGRRLLSLVCCLAACCEEVSGTVTLQRLSDTVRDLTSAPGVTVTGYDPEQKSQRRLLRDAAGLLAGWGVLRRRTSDEKMLLDWTEDGSGPGAGYEVDRDALLLLTSPDVLAAAVQPPDTDAEQVAATRTVRQLRALLETPAVVYAELDEQDADALRKARGLRTTDLAQMTGGTVEARAEGLVLVLPEDPDRSPTVADWPRARAADWVALLMADLAGRHGIRTPSGTVVLTDGQVDEVVEDLIGWRGEYMSKDQKSLPGRVRTDAETILTELGLLRIGPDQSWTLSPAAGRYRDPDVTLIDTTEPTR; the protein is encoded by the coding sequence GTGAACACATCCACGTCCGCTTCTGCGCGCGAGGCGCAGCAGGCGTTCCTCGGCCTGCTCGCTCAGCCGCTGATCACTCCAGCCACGAACCGGGTCCTGCACCGGCACGTCCTGCGCCATCAGCGGCAGATCACCGACCACGCCCGCCGGGCCGGGTACCGGATCCAGCGGGTCGGCCGGGCCGTACGTCTTATACGGGTACCAATCGCCGGGACTGTCACGGCCCCACCCCGCCCCGCGGACGCACCTGGCCGAAGGCTGCTTTCGCTCGTATGCTGTCTCGCCGCATGCTGCGAGGAAGTCTCCGGCACGGTGACGTTGCAGCGGCTTTCCGACACGGTCCGGGACCTGACCTCTGCGCCCGGTGTCACCGTCACCGGCTACGACCCGGAGCAGAAATCGCAACGTCGGCTGCTGCGTGACGCGGCTGGCCTTCTCGCCGGGTGGGGAGTGCTGCGCCGCCGGACCAGCGACGAGAAGATGCTCTTGGACTGGACTGAGGACGGGTCCGGGCCTGGTGCCGGCTACGAGGTTGACCGGGACGCGCTGCTGCTGTTGACCAGCCCGGATGTACTCGCCGCTGCCGTGCAACCGCCGGATACCGACGCCGAGCAGGTCGCAGCGACCCGTACGGTTCGGCAGTTGCGTGCTTTGCTAGAAACCCCGGCCGTCGTGTACGCCGAACTGGACGAGCAGGATGCGGACGCGTTGCGTAAAGCCCGCGGGCTGCGCACCACTGACCTGGCGCAGATGACCGGCGGAACGGTCGAGGCGCGCGCCGAGGGTCTCGTCCTTGTTCTGCCCGAGGACCCGGATCGGTCGCCGACCGTGGCTGACTGGCCGCGTGCACGAGCTGCCGACTGGGTGGCGCTGTTGATGGCTGACCTTGCTGGGCGCCATGGCATCCGCACCCCGTCCGGCACAGTTGTGCTGACCGACGGCCAGGTGGACGAGGTCGTCGAGGACCTGATCGGCTGGCGCGGCGAGTACATGTCCAAGGACCAGAAATCGCTACCGGGCAGGGTCCGAACCGATGCGGAGACGATCCTGACCGAGCTTGGCCTGCTGCGCATCGGCCCTGACCAGTCGTGGACGTTATCCCCAGCCGCAGGCCGATATCGCGACCCTGACGTCACCCTCATCGACACCACGGAGCCGACCCGATGA
- a CDS encoding site-specific integrase: MRGAATPSTHDLVKHALSQMFALAVRHGAIPTNPVRDTGRLRKPRRTVVVLSAEQLQAVRTAIREWQRPIPGKPGPRHSGDLADVVDLMLATGARIGEILALRWEDLDLAAERPTLTICGTLVFIKSQGFFRQPWTKSDAGYRRVVLPRFAVGMLMARKLTAADNPHDAIFASRRDTWLSPNNVRRQWRQARAEADLDWVTPHTFRKTVATLIKEEIDTKSAAAQLGHSSEEVTDTYYIAKPVQAPDVSGILERLGSHPSNQGSSPGENDAHR, encoded by the coding sequence GTGAGGGGCGCCGCCACACCGTCCACCCACGACCTTGTCAAACACGCACTCAGTCAGATGTTCGCTCTGGCCGTACGCCACGGCGCCATCCCCACCAACCCGGTCCGCGACACCGGCCGACTCCGCAAACCCCGCCGCACCGTCGTCGTCCTGTCCGCCGAGCAACTCCAAGCCGTCCGCACGGCCATCCGCGAATGGCAGCGACCGATCCCTGGTAAGCCCGGGCCTCGGCACAGCGGCGACCTGGCCGACGTCGTCGACCTCATGCTCGCCACCGGCGCCCGTATCGGCGAGATCCTGGCCCTCCGCTGGGAGGACCTGGACCTCGCCGCCGAACGACCAACCCTGACGATCTGCGGAACGCTGGTCTTCATCAAGAGCCAGGGCTTCTTCCGACAGCCCTGGACCAAGAGCGACGCCGGCTACCGCAGGGTCGTCCTCCCCCGGTTCGCGGTCGGCATGCTCATGGCCCGCAAACTCACCGCCGCGGACAACCCCCACGACGCGATCTTCGCCTCCCGACGAGACACCTGGCTCTCACCCAACAACGTCCGCCGTCAGTGGCGCCAGGCCCGCGCCGAAGCCGACCTCGACTGGGTCACCCCGCACACCTTCCGAAAGACCGTCGCCACCCTCATCAAGGAGGAGATCGATACCAAGAGCGCGGCAGCGCAGCTCGGGCACTCCAGCGAGGAGGTCACGGACACCTACTACATCGCCAAGCCGGTACAAGCCCCAGACGTGTCCGGCATCCTCGAACGGCTCGGCAGCCACCCGAGCAACCAAGGATCGTCGCCAGGAGAGAACGATGCACACCGATGA
- a CDS encoding DUF2397 domain-containing protein: MRPGAEPNEDEERPADGPDLWQLAGLPGGLLQASYLTSRFSAQYRLIVDVLLAEQEHTLTGVAAAELPGLLRRKLQVLGVDPALLDDPTFRLKDRMGRLEQWGVVYRFQDKAVRDAEFVLDRDRYQLTETVAELHRAITSLGDDTAAAAAATLAPGILTANLSLLCERAETDPAGAAAAWSVIATTHQSMVKAAAGWQARLAGALAGAPTPEKITTVQETLRRYVDMWGAGIDTHSEAITVLAANLALLPVSVWRRIAVHTLGANADEPAVEALVDTHVRTLETLRRWFDGPDCQARKLRRQMRDTIGPLLRGQRTLAAVGGHVSRRAELIDLATRLESASDDNAAWSLWCAATGLFSARHLPGAGDPPAGNPGAVSFWDADPVPVEARLRKQGPKATTGTAARIPDRTSAKRAARERAARAAARAAVTEAAILARSGQRLSQWQDLTAAELELLLVLLGTVAAARPDPAGRRSATTGDARWLLSVEPPLDGAPAAIVHTPEGRLVHPDIVLHITPAGSRP; the protein is encoded by the coding sequence GTGCGGCCCGGCGCAGAACCCAATGAGGACGAGGAACGGCCCGCCGACGGCCCGGATCTGTGGCAGCTGGCCGGTCTACCCGGTGGGTTGCTGCAGGCCAGCTATCTGACGAGCCGTTTCTCGGCCCAGTACCGGCTGATTGTCGATGTCCTGCTCGCCGAGCAGGAGCACACCCTTACCGGAGTGGCGGCCGCCGAACTGCCCGGGCTGCTGCGTCGCAAGCTGCAAGTGCTGGGTGTCGACCCGGCTCTACTCGACGACCCGACGTTCAGGCTAAAGGACCGGATGGGCCGTCTCGAACAATGGGGTGTTGTCTATCGTTTCCAGGATAAGGCGGTCCGGGACGCGGAGTTTGTTCTCGACCGGGACCGGTACCAGCTGACCGAGACCGTCGCCGAACTGCACCGGGCGATCACCTCCCTCGGCGACGACACCGCCGCAGCGGCCGCCGCTACTCTCGCGCCCGGGATTCTGACGGCTAACCTTTCTCTACTGTGTGAGCGTGCCGAGACGGATCCGGCCGGTGCGGCTGCTGCCTGGTCGGTGATCGCAACAACGCACCAGTCGATGGTCAAAGCTGCCGCCGGTTGGCAGGCGCGACTCGCTGGTGCGCTGGCCGGCGCGCCCACACCGGAGAAAATCACCACTGTGCAGGAGACCCTGCGTCGCTATGTAGACATGTGGGGCGCTGGTATCGACACGCACTCCGAGGCGATCACCGTCCTTGCCGCGAATCTCGCGCTGTTGCCAGTATCCGTCTGGCGGCGCATCGCCGTACATACCCTTGGCGCGAATGCAGACGAGCCAGCGGTCGAGGCGCTCGTTGACACCCACGTGCGCACCCTGGAGACCTTGCGTCGCTGGTTCGACGGACCGGACTGCCAGGCCCGCAAGCTGCGTCGGCAGATGCGCGACACGATCGGGCCGCTGCTGCGCGGGCAGCGAACCTTGGCAGCAGTTGGGGGGCACGTATCCCGTCGCGCCGAGCTCATCGACTTGGCTACCCGCCTGGAATCGGCCTCGGACGACAACGCCGCCTGGAGCTTGTGGTGCGCCGCGACCGGTCTGTTCTCCGCTCGGCATCTCCCCGGTGCCGGTGACCCACCGGCGGGCAACCCCGGCGCAGTCTCGTTCTGGGATGCCGATCCGGTTCCAGTCGAAGCGCGCCTGCGCAAACAGGGTCCGAAAGCAACGACCGGCACCGCGGCCCGGATTCCCGACCGGACCAGTGCAAAGCGCGCCGCTCGCGAACGGGCTGCACGGGCCGCCGCACGGGCCGCTGTCACCGAGGCGGCGATCCTTGCTCGGTCCGGGCAGCGGCTGTCGCAGTGGCAGGACCTCACCGCCGCCGAGCTGGAGTTGTTGCTGGTCCTTCTCGGCACGGTCGCCGCCGCTCGGCCAGACCCCGCAGGTCGACGATCGGCAACCACCGGCGACGCCCGCTGGCTGCTGAGCGTCGAGCCGCCTCTGGACGGAGCGCCGGCCGCGATCGTTCACACGCCGGAGGGCCGGCTCGTGCACCCTGACATCGTCCTGCACATCACCCCGGCCGGGAGTCGCCCGTGA